The genomic window ACCTAATAAATCTAATACAGTTACTCCACGATCCTGCAAATCCTGCGTACTAAGAATGACTCTGATCGTATTTTCATTAATATGATCCATTTCCATCATAGTCACCTCAATTCTTGTATCTACATTTTAACAGTCTTCAGTTTCTTGTAAAGCAAAGAACTCTTGAAAAACAAAATGAAGAGCCTAATTCAAAGATTAGACTCTTCATATTTATGTCAGTTATTAAAGACCTGCCATGAGTTGAGCTTTTTGAAGCTCCATTGTCCGAACGCTTCTTGGCAAGAATCTTCTGATTTCGTCTTCGTTGAAACCAACTTGGAGACGTTTGTCATCCATGATGATTGGACGTTTCAAGAGACCAGGATTTTCTTGTACCAATGTTAATAGTTGGTCGATCGTAAGATCTTCCAAGTTTGTCTTTAAGTTTTGGAATGCCTTTGAACGAGTAGAAATAATTTCTTCTGTCCCGTCTTCAGTCATTTGTAATACTTGTTTGATTTCTTCTTTATTTAATGGTTCGGAGTAAATATTTCTTTCTTTGTAGGGAATGTCGTGCTTTTCAAGCCAAGCTTTTGCTTTACGGCATGAAGTGCAACTTGGAGATGTGTAAATAGTTACCATAATAATCTCTCCTTTTTCACTAATATGTGCCAAGGTAATTCCTTAACACAATATATTGTAGCTCAAAGAATTTATAAAATCTACACTATTTGAAATATAAATAGCGAATATTCGTTCTCATAGTTAATAATTGTGAAACACTAATCCGCTAATAATCAGTATTAAACACATAGTTCACAATCTAACATAATCAAATTTTTATTTAATAAATAAGAAATAATTAATGATAGTCTAATTTAAAACTTATAGATGTTGTGGTGTCTAGACTTCCACTTCGAGTCCAGTAAATGCATTAATTGTTGGAACATTTCCTGCATAATTCTGTGACTGTTTTAACATAGTATCTACATCTATCTTTTGAGGAAGATGACTGATCATTAATCTCTTTACGCCGGCATCTTTTGCCAATTTACCAGATTGTTTCGTAGTCATATGCCAAATTTTGCCAGTTTTGTCTTCAGCGAAGTTAGTATCGGTTATTAACAAGTCGCTGCCCTTTGCAAAATCGATCAACCCATCAAAATAAGCAGTATCTGATGTATAGACAATTGATTTATCGTCCTTAGTGATCTTCATTGCATAGGCAGGAACTGGATGGATCGTACGTAAAAATTCGAACTTAAATGGCCCAATTTCACTAGTTTCATAATCATTGTAAGCAATGCCCTGGCTAACTCCGTCCATTGTTAATTGAGCGAAGTTTACAAAATCTTGAGTATGACCATAAATAGGTAATACCTCATGCTTGCGATTTTGTGGGTCCAGTTGCCAGTTGTATTGCAAGACGCCTAAATCTGCTGTATGGTCATGGTGGTAGTGCGAAAGGACTACGGCATCTAGTTGTAGTGGGTCAATGTAATTTGATAATTCATTCAAAACGCCGCTTCCGCAGTCGATCAAAATATTTTGGCCTTCATCTTGCAATAAATAACCAGATGTACCATGTCCCTTGTACGGATAACCACCGTAATAACCAAGTACTGTAATTAACATATAAACCCTCCAAATTTTTTAGAAAGGATTCCAATAATTATGAACATATCATTAAAGCTAGGCACAGATAATTTTTTAAAAAATCAGCTAACTTCTGCTGATACCTTATTAAAACCCTTATTCGATAATAGTGGAGACCATCTTTTAATAAAAGAATTAACCACTTCTGGTGACTATCGTTCCCTAAGAGGTGAATTTGATTCTTCAAACAGTCTCTATTTACTAGTGTACATAAAACTCAATAACGAGCAAATCGCTATCTTTGAAGATAAAGTGTACTACAAATTTTCCGAATTTGTCGAAAATAATCACGAACCAACTGTTTTCCAAAACAATGAAGATCACACTCAATATTTGTTGATCAATACTTTCAAGACTGAAGCTGATCTAAATGATTGGAAAGATTTGATTTATAAGGAAATCAAAGATGGTCTGCAAGGCGCGTCCAAAGAACCATTTGGCTTTTATACCAAGGCTTATCAAGTAGACTAATTGATCTTTTGCCGGACGCCACGCCAAGACAAGATATACGTCAAAAAGCCGACTAGTCCGTATAAGACGAGATAAGCTATCCCAATCAATAAGAATGGAATAAATGTTGGTTGGTTGACGGAAAGATTGGCCACGCCCACGACTAGAAACGACTGGATTAAAGCAAAGGTCATAGGGATCGCAAATAAAAATTTAGTTTCCCGTTTAACGATTTGTTTTAATTCTTGATTCGTCATCCCGATTTTTTTCAAAGTCTTTAATTGACGCCATTCATAATCGTCACGCAATAGCACTTTTAGCGTCAATAAACTTCCCAGTGCAATCAATAGTGCCACACTGAAGATCGAGACTAAGAATAAAAACAATCCAGTCGCTTTACGCATAATACTTTTAGCATCCGCCTGGCGAAGATAGCCA from Companilactobacillus sp. includes these protein-coding regions:
- the spxA gene encoding transcriptional regulator SpxA gives rise to the protein MVTIYTSPSCTSCRKAKAWLEKHDIPYKERNIYSEPLNKEEIKQVLQMTEDGTEEIISTRSKAFQNLKTNLEDLTIDQLLTLVQENPGLLKRPIIMDDKRLQVGFNEDEIRRFLPRSVRTMELQKAQLMAGL
- a CDS encoding MBL fold metallo-hydrolase is translated as MLITVLGYYGGYPYKGHGTSGYLLQDEGQNILIDCGSGVLNELSNYIDPLQLDAVVLSHYHHDHTADLGVLQYNWQLDPQNRKHEVLPIYGHTQDFVNFAQLTMDGVSQGIAYNDYETSEIGPFKFEFLRTIHPVPAYAMKITKDDKSIVYTSDTAYFDGLIDFAKGSDLLITDTNFAEDKTGKIWHMTTKQSGKLAKDAGVKRLMISHLPQKIDVDTMLKQSQNYAGNVPTINAFTGLEVEV